The Marasmius oreades isolate 03SP1 chromosome 9, whole genome shotgun sequence sequence TCCTCCGTGGAACTATGGGATACGCAAACGCACAAAGGACACTGGACATCATTCGAGTTATTGCGGAGTTCATCTCACAACCTGAGTATCGCGACGTTGTAACCATGTTCTCACCTATCAATGAGCCGACAATTGACAAGCCTTCTATCAGTTCTTTGTGCGTTCCTGTTTCTTTCTCTCATCTTTTTGGATTTTGTTGACTTCCCTTGCAGCTATGCTCAAGCGTACAAGGTCATTCGCGAAGCCAGTGGTCCAGGCGAAGGTCCTTGGATCTCCTTCCACGACGCTATGTTAGGAAAACCTGAATGGGTTGGTTTCCTCCCTGGCGCTGACCGCATGGCCCTTGATTCTCACCCATACGCCGCTTTCGATGACACTCAAACTGATGTTCCATGGGACACTCGAACCGGTACACCATGTCAGTGGGGACGAGAATTCAACCAGTCGATGGCTGACTTTGGATTATCTCTCGCTGGAGAGTGGAGCAACGCCATCAATGACTGCGGTTTATGGTTGAATGGGATTCCTGAAGGGACACGATATGACGGAACATATGCGGGGGGGCAAGTGACGGCTGTAGGCTCATGCGACAAATGGACAGATTGGCAGAACTTTTCGGATGATACAAAGTCTCAGCTCAAGAAGTTTGCCATGGCAAGTATGGATGGGCTTCAGGTATAAACTTTCACTTTTCTTTGCATTCGATTTGTCTAATAAGCATTTGTGCCTCACAGAATTGGTTTTTCTGGACGTGGAAGATTGGTGCCTCCTCCAAATCCGGAAAAGTCGAAACACCAGCATGGTCGTACCAACTCGGTCTGGAAAATGGTTGGATTCCCAAAGATCCTCGCGAAGCAGCAGGAGCATGCGGAAACCCAGCACCATTTACAGGTTCCATCTCCTCCGGCTCTGGAGAGGTCGACGTGACGAAATATCCTTGGCCACCAGCCGCGATCGATGGGGCTGGTGCAGCGGTCACAGACCTTCCACGATATACACCTACTGGAGCAATACCCACTCTCTCAGGGGCCACCTTCCCTCCCTCTGGTGCTAAACCCACGAAGACTGCTAGTGTTGGTAACGGATGGGCAAACCCAGACGATAAAGCCGGGTATATGACCGAGATCGGGGGATGCACGTATCCGGATGCTTGGGCTAACGGAGCGACTGTACCAACTCCCTGGTGTACTGCAGCGGGGAAAAGAGATCAAGTTGACCTTATTCCGGGTCCTACTCTTGCACCTTGAATCTAGGGCTCTAATGCATTTTCTTGTTGGCTTTGGTAGCGCGATCCTGGGCTCGCGATTATCGTTTATGCTTTGCAAATGCGTGTTATCATCGGGGACATTGTTTCTTCTCAAGGACTAAGTTTACTCTACGTTTACTACCACTCGTTTATCAGCCACTTATCGCTAGTACTATAGTATGTACATGTTCCAAAACATCTTTGAAACTGTTACTCGGCTTAGGATCAAACAACACGGTCAGACTCTTGAGAGAACTACATGCTTTCACTCTCATGTCTGTCTAAGGTAATCTGTATCATTTCCTCGCTAGACGATCGTGTCAATAATTTAATGTCATAACAACAGCCATATCCCCTCACTGTTCGGATGATTTTCGGATGATTGTGAACCACTGGCATCGCTCCATGACAGGAGAGTTGGGAGAAGCACTCGCACGTAGCAGAACAGTACTGCCAGCGTCAAGCCAGCGTGAAGGCCCGGTCGGACCTGGTTCCGGTGGGAATTGATCATGAACAGAACATACACGACTGGCAGCACAGTCGAAAGGATCCGGAGAGCCTGAGGTTGCGTGGGGTACACCTTTGTGCGG is a genomic window containing:
- a CDS encoding uncharacterized protein (CAZy:GH5) codes for the protein MSQSGPAPDGATKYNSIPLDDSVSTPVTASYTSLPNVPAPTQYRFLGQDSNSGRNSIASSGYQTNYDNSSAQFLYHDSHPNHEDSLGYGEFNEKGNVATPGAARKKRNLIIGIVVVAIVIIAVAVAVPLAILNKNKDSSSGSSQSGGNDAHGGGGGEPSKPGGALAAVTGGDGSDVTLEDGTKFKYSNPHGGSWYYDVNDPFNNNARPQSWSPALNETFRYGIDKIRGVNLGGWLVLEPFMHVTPFMFHKYQPDAVDEYTLHPAMGADQLEDHYKTFITEKDFAEIAGAGLNYVRLPLPYWAVETHTSEPYIPKVAWKYFLKAVQWARKYGIRINLDLHTVPGSQNIWNHSGRRGNVNFLRGTMGYANAQRTLDIIRVIAEFISQPEYRDVVTMFSPINEPTIDKPSISSFYAQAYKVIREASGPGEGPWISFHDAMLGKPEWVGFLPGADRMALDSHPYAAFDDTQTDVPWDTRTGTPCQWGREFNQSMADFGLSLAGEWSNAINDCGLWLNGIPEGTRYDGTYAGGQVTAVGSCDKWTDWQNFSDDTKSQLKKFAMASMDGLQNWFFWTWKIGASSKSGKVETPAWSYQLGLENGWIPKDPREAAGACGNPAPFTGSISSGSGEVDVTKYPWPPAAIDGAGAAVTDLPRYTPTGAIPTLSGATFPPSGAKPTKTASVGNGWANPDDKAGYMTEIGGCTYPDAWANGATVPTPWCTAAGKRDQVDLIPGPTLAP